The Microplitis demolitor isolate Queensland-Clemson2020A chromosome 8, iyMicDemo2.1a, whole genome shotgun sequence genome has a segment encoding these proteins:
- the LOC103576684 gene encoding probable glucosamine 6-phosphate N-acetyltransferase, which translates to MNTSSNNDLMRDDELDLFNASLLDRLANQRKENGLLVRPLRSTDYDKGFIQLLGQLTDVGNVTKDQFLNRFFKMKSAGGHYVVVVEDLDVGKVIGSATLVVEQKFIHNCALKGRLEDVVVNSTYRGKQLGKLLVSTISQLSRSLQCYKLSLDCRDRLIKFYESLGFKREPGNANSLNMRFETTAEQSRL; encoded by the exons ATGAATACATCATCAAAT aatgatTTAATGCGGGATGACGAGCTGGACCTTTTTAATGCCAGCTTATTGGACCGTCTAGCTAATCAACGAAAGGAAAACGGTCTTTTGGTGAGGCCACTCAGATCTACAGACTATGAtaaag GTTTCATACAACTGCTAGGACAACTAACAGATGTTGGCAATGTTACTAAAGATCAATTTTTaa acagattttttaaaatgaaatcagCTGGTGGCCATTATGTTGTCGTGGTAGAAGATTTAGATGTAGGTAAAGTCATAGGAAGTGCAACTCTAGTTGTCGAacagaaatttattcataattgtgctctg aAAGGACGTCTGGAAGACGTAGTAGTAAATTCGACGTATAGAGGTAAACAACTTGGTAAATTATTAGTGAGCACGATATCCCAATTGTCTCGGAGCTTACAGtgttataaattatcactTGATTGCCGCGATcggttaattaaattttatgagagtCTAGGTTTCAAACGGGAGCCCGGTAATGCCAATTCTTTGAACATGCGGTTCGAGACGACTGCTGAGCAGTCTCgtttatga
- the LOC103576683 gene encoding N-terminal kinase-like protein isoform X1 gives MWSLFSRDPTKDFPYEIGEVVDGFDGKSIWALYRAKKKGTSGGDDVSVFVFDIKAGGEVQLEIARNAVKRLKTLRHPSILTYVDSLETDKVIYLATERVEPLHSRLLRKIDIGEGVKKDLYFSWGIFQITRALSFLNNDGNLRHNNVNLYSVFVNEESGEWKLGCVEYMTTVDAPYMLLPHELQSYSPPEVRENSKPTSKCSIDMWGLGCLIWEAFNGPLGQRANLKSIEQIPKQLLTVYKELTSLNPDGRPNPADVIARCRSNSGFFKNDLVDALLFLEEIQMKEKGEKGRFFSQLASQLDSFPEGVGRYKILPQLLAAFEFGDAGSAVLPPLLQLGNQLPDAEYQKRVVPCVVKLFASNDRATRLRLLQQLDRFVSHLQPATVNDAIFPQVARGFLDTNPAVREQTIKSVVHLAPKLDYNNLNVEVLRYFAKLQSTDEQGGIRTNTTVCLGKIAQHLHPQIRQKVLIGAFIRGTRDPFPPARSASVSALAITQQYYLLQEVANRILPALCTLTTDADKTVRDTAFRTIRGFLFKLEKVSEDPGLRETMEADVNTATPSLSNAAATWAGWAVTTVTAKFYRSQSDTPKSSNSQSTSRILLNKPASLEQASSSQSSASTTATTSSATSMTSLDHEHDSQNTGNTQSDCDWDWEADNWGDMEQQPSSTTTTTASTVTPSANTSKPNDHWTSLEEEPELEAAENLADKNDLSESGWDDQEFQVLEDFQTIDQPEVAGTNNKFDEARKKREERKLARQKQMEAKRATKLRSTAPAKKV, from the exons ATGTGGTCGCTGTTCTCCCGAGATCCTACTAAGGATTTTCCCTACGAAATTGGAGAAGTTGTCGATGGATTTGATGGTAAAAGTATTTGGGCCCTTTATAGAGCCAAAAAAAAG gGCACTTCTGGTGGGGATGACGTATCTGTATTTGTTTTTGACATAAAAGCTGGTGGAGAAGTCCAGCTAGAGATCGCAAGGAATGCAGTTAAAAGATTGAAAACTCTCAGACATCCAAGTATTCTTACTTATGTCGATAGCCTTGag ACGGACAAAGTTATTTACTTGGCGACTGAGAGAGTGGAACCGCTGCACAGTAGATTGCTACGAAAAATCGACATCGGCGAAGGTGTCAAAAAAGACTTGTACTTTTCATGGggaatatttcaaataact AGAgctttgagttttttaaataatgacggTAATTTGAGACACaacaatgtaaatttatattctgtTTTTGTAAATGAAGAGAGCGGCGAATGGAAATTAGGATGTGTCGAGTACATGACAACTGTTGATGCGCCATATATGTTACTGCCACATGAGTTACAAAGTTATAGTCCCCCGGAAGTACGTGAGAACTCAAAACCAACGAGCAAATG CTCAATCGATATGTGGGGTCTTGGCTGTCTTATCTGGGAGGCATTCAATGGACCACTAGGACAGAGAGCTAATCTCAAAAGCATTGAACAg ATACCAAAGCAGCTGCTGACTGTGTACAAAGAATTGACAAGCTTAAATCCTGATGGGCGACCTAATCCAGCTGATGTGATAGCACGTTGTCGTAGCAACAGCGGGTTcttcaaaaatgatttggtCGACGCGCTGTTGTTCCTTGaagaaattcaaatgaaaGAGAAAGGAGAGAAGGGaagatttttttcacaacTCGCGAGTCAACTGGATAGTTTTCCAGAAGGTGTTGGCAGATATAAAATCCTACCGCAATTGCTGGCAGCCTTCGAATTTGGAGATGCGGGCAGCGCAGTTTTACCTCCGTTGCTGCAACTGGGTAATCAACTACCAGATGCCGAATATCAAAAACGTGTTGTTCCGTgtgttgttaaattatttgcatCTAATGATCGTGCTACCAGATTACGGCTTTTGCAGCAACTCGATCGATTCGTTAGTCACCTCCAACCCGCTACTGTCAACGACGCTATCTTTCCTCAG GTAGCTCGCGGTTTCTTGGATACCAATCCAGCTGTAAGAGAACAAACGATTAAATCAGTGGTACATTTGGCGCCAAAGCTTGATTACAACAATCTTAATGTTGAGGTGTTGAGGTATTTTGCAAAACTTCAATCAACTGACGAACAAGGTGGAATAAGAACCAACACTACCGTTTGTTTAGGCAAAATAGCTCAGCATCTTCATCCTCAGATTCGTCaaaag GTACTGATAGGGGCATTTATTCGAGGAACTCGTGATCCCTTTCCTCCAGCGCGAAGTGCCAGCGTATCAGCGCTAGCAATCACCCAACAGTATTATTTACTGCAGGAAGTTGCTAATCGTATTTTACCAGCTTTGTGTACTCTTACTACTGATGCTGACAAGACAGTACGTGACACGGCATTCAGAACGATACGTGGATTTTTATTCAAGCTTGAAAAAGTCTCCGAAGATCCGGGACTACGAGAAACTATgg agGCTGATGTCAATACTGCAACGCCAAGTCTGAGTAATGCAGCAGCGACGTGGGCCGGCTGGGCTGTCACGACAGTGACTGCTAAATTTTACCGAAGTCAATCAGATACACCAAAGTCTTCCAATTCTCAATCTACATCTCGTATTTTACTTAACAAACCAGCATCTCTAG aACAAGCAAGTAGTTCACAAAGCAGCGCAAGTACGACAGCAACAACGAGTAGCGCAACGAGTATGACATCACTGGATCATGAGCACGATTCGCAAAACACCGGCAACACACAATCCGACTGCGACTGGGATTGGGAAGCCGACAACTGGGGAGACATGGAGCAGCAACCCTCGTCAACAACCACCACAACCGCAAGTACTGTGACACCATCAGCTAATACATCTAAACCAAATGACCACTGGACAAGTTTAGAAGAAGAACCG gagcttGAAGCTGCTGAGAATCTTGCTGATAAAAATGATCTCTCTGAATCCGGTTGGGATGACCAAGAATTCCAAGTACTTGAAGATTTTCAGACAATTGACCAACCAG aagttGCTGGtacgaataataaatttgacgAGGCACGAAAAAAACGCGAGGAACGAAAACTTGCGCGACAAAAACAAATGGAAGCTAAAAGAGCCACTAAATTACGAAGCACTGCTCCGGCTAagaaagtttaa
- the LOC103576683 gene encoding N-terminal kinase-like protein isoform X2 produces the protein MWSLFSRDPTKDFPYEIGEVVDGFDGKSIWALYRAKKKGTSGGDDVSVFVFDIKAGGEVQLEIARNAVKRLKTLRHPSILTYVDSLETDKVIYLATERVEPLHSRLLRKIDIGEGVKKDLYFSWGIFQITRALSFLNNDGNLRHNNVNLYSVFVNEESGEWKLGCVEYMTTVDAPYMLLPHELQSYSPPEVRENSKPTSKCSIDMWGLGCLIWEAFNGPLGQRANLKSIEQIPKQLLTVYKELTSLNPDGRPNPADVIARCRSNSGFFKNDLVDALLFLEEIQMKEKGEKGRFFSQLASQLDSFPEGVGRYKILPQLLAAFEFGDAGSAVLPPLLQLGNQLPDAEYQKRVVPCVVKLFASNDRATRLRLLQQLDRFVSHLQPATVNDAIFPQVARGFLDTNPAVREQTIKSVVHLAPKLDYNNLNVEVLRYFAKLQSTDEQGGIRTNTTVCLGKIAQHLHPQIRQKVLIGAFIRGTRDPFPPARSASVSALAITQQYYLLQEVANRILPALCTLTTDADKTVRDTAFRTIRGFLFKLEKVSEDPGLRETMEADVNTATPSLSNAAATWAGWAVTTVTAKFYRSQSDTPKSSNSQSTSRILLNKPASLEQASSSQSSASTTATTSSATSMTSLDHEHDSQNTGNTQSDCDWDWEADNWGDMEQQPSSTTTTTASTVTPSANTSKPNDHWTSLEEEPELEAAENLADKNDLSESGWDDQEFQVLEDFQTIDQPVAGTNNKFDEARKKREERKLARQKQMEAKRATKLRSTAPAKKV, from the exons ATGTGGTCGCTGTTCTCCCGAGATCCTACTAAGGATTTTCCCTACGAAATTGGAGAAGTTGTCGATGGATTTGATGGTAAAAGTATTTGGGCCCTTTATAGAGCCAAAAAAAAG gGCACTTCTGGTGGGGATGACGTATCTGTATTTGTTTTTGACATAAAAGCTGGTGGAGAAGTCCAGCTAGAGATCGCAAGGAATGCAGTTAAAAGATTGAAAACTCTCAGACATCCAAGTATTCTTACTTATGTCGATAGCCTTGag ACGGACAAAGTTATTTACTTGGCGACTGAGAGAGTGGAACCGCTGCACAGTAGATTGCTACGAAAAATCGACATCGGCGAAGGTGTCAAAAAAGACTTGTACTTTTCATGGggaatatttcaaataact AGAgctttgagttttttaaataatgacggTAATTTGAGACACaacaatgtaaatttatattctgtTTTTGTAAATGAAGAGAGCGGCGAATGGAAATTAGGATGTGTCGAGTACATGACAACTGTTGATGCGCCATATATGTTACTGCCACATGAGTTACAAAGTTATAGTCCCCCGGAAGTACGTGAGAACTCAAAACCAACGAGCAAATG CTCAATCGATATGTGGGGTCTTGGCTGTCTTATCTGGGAGGCATTCAATGGACCACTAGGACAGAGAGCTAATCTCAAAAGCATTGAACAg ATACCAAAGCAGCTGCTGACTGTGTACAAAGAATTGACAAGCTTAAATCCTGATGGGCGACCTAATCCAGCTGATGTGATAGCACGTTGTCGTAGCAACAGCGGGTTcttcaaaaatgatttggtCGACGCGCTGTTGTTCCTTGaagaaattcaaatgaaaGAGAAAGGAGAGAAGGGaagatttttttcacaacTCGCGAGTCAACTGGATAGTTTTCCAGAAGGTGTTGGCAGATATAAAATCCTACCGCAATTGCTGGCAGCCTTCGAATTTGGAGATGCGGGCAGCGCAGTTTTACCTCCGTTGCTGCAACTGGGTAATCAACTACCAGATGCCGAATATCAAAAACGTGTTGTTCCGTgtgttgttaaattatttgcatCTAATGATCGTGCTACCAGATTACGGCTTTTGCAGCAACTCGATCGATTCGTTAGTCACCTCCAACCCGCTACTGTCAACGACGCTATCTTTCCTCAG GTAGCTCGCGGTTTCTTGGATACCAATCCAGCTGTAAGAGAACAAACGATTAAATCAGTGGTACATTTGGCGCCAAAGCTTGATTACAACAATCTTAATGTTGAGGTGTTGAGGTATTTTGCAAAACTTCAATCAACTGACGAACAAGGTGGAATAAGAACCAACACTACCGTTTGTTTAGGCAAAATAGCTCAGCATCTTCATCCTCAGATTCGTCaaaag GTACTGATAGGGGCATTTATTCGAGGAACTCGTGATCCCTTTCCTCCAGCGCGAAGTGCCAGCGTATCAGCGCTAGCAATCACCCAACAGTATTATTTACTGCAGGAAGTTGCTAATCGTATTTTACCAGCTTTGTGTACTCTTACTACTGATGCTGACAAGACAGTACGTGACACGGCATTCAGAACGATACGTGGATTTTTATTCAAGCTTGAAAAAGTCTCCGAAGATCCGGGACTACGAGAAACTATgg agGCTGATGTCAATACTGCAACGCCAAGTCTGAGTAATGCAGCAGCGACGTGGGCCGGCTGGGCTGTCACGACAGTGACTGCTAAATTTTACCGAAGTCAATCAGATACACCAAAGTCTTCCAATTCTCAATCTACATCTCGTATTTTACTTAACAAACCAGCATCTCTAG aACAAGCAAGTAGTTCACAAAGCAGCGCAAGTACGACAGCAACAACGAGTAGCGCAACGAGTATGACATCACTGGATCATGAGCACGATTCGCAAAACACCGGCAACACACAATCCGACTGCGACTGGGATTGGGAAGCCGACAACTGGGGAGACATGGAGCAGCAACCCTCGTCAACAACCACCACAACCGCAAGTACTGTGACACCATCAGCTAATACATCTAAACCAAATGACCACTGGACAAGTTTAGAAGAAGAACCG gagcttGAAGCTGCTGAGAATCTTGCTGATAAAAATGATCTCTCTGAATCCGGTTGGGATGACCAAGAATTCCAAGTACTTGAAGATTTTCAGACAATTGACCAACCAG ttGCTGGtacgaataataaatttgacgAGGCACGAAAAAAACGCGAGGAACGAAAACTTGCGCGACAAAAACAAATGGAAGCTAAAAGAGCCACTAAATTACGAAGCACTGCTCCGGCTAagaaagtttaa
- the LOC103576682 gene encoding putative OPA3-like protein CG13603: MAVGVFPAFKLGVLFLKQISKPLAKLIVEQAKSHPVFRTYFIIPPAQFYHWAEVKAKMYVMNLGKPTKVAKLNEQMAIELGANLMGEVIIFTVAGGLLVFEYNRQTAKEAKKEADRQAQIIKFTEDIQALYENSQQQEKHIKYLTSVVEEIAKNPKQKVDLEKLKPVEPTIVNNNNNKSDGLSNKNTDEKSVVHRAIGYYENDVKKTKS; this comes from the exons ATGGCAGTAGGAGTTTTTCCAGCATTTAAATTAGGagtcttatttttaaaacaaataagtaAACCCCTGGCAAAACTTATAGTGGAACAAGCTAAGAGTCATCCAGTATTTagaacatattttattattccacCAGctcaat TTTACCATTGGGCTGAGGTGAAAGCTAAGATGTACGTGATGAATCTTGGTAAGCCAACAAAGGTTGCTAAATTGAATGAACAAATGGCGATTGAACTCGGAGCTAATTTAATGGGTGAAGTTATCATCTTTACTGTTGCTGGTGGCTTACTCGTCTTCGAGTACAACCGACAGACTGCTAAAGAAGCCAAGAAAGAAGCCGACAGACAAgcgcaaataattaaatttactgaagATATTCAAGCTCTCTATGAAAATTCACAGCAGCAAGAGAagcatataaaatatttgacaagTGTCGTTGAAGAAATTGCCAAAAATCCAAAACAAAAAGttgatttagaaaaattgaaaccTGTTGAGCCAAcaattgtcaataataataataataaatccgATGGgctgagtaataaaaatactgatgaAAAATCAGTCGTTCATCGGGCTATTGGTTATTATGAGAATGAtgtcaaaaaaactaaaagttaa